The genomic stretch ACTTTAAAATCTGAAGGAAAAGCTTTGGCTAAAAAGAAAATCACTTTAACTGTCAAAGGTAAAACTTTCAAAGCTAAAACCAATTCAAAAGGTGTGGCTACAATTAAAGTTAAACTTAATAAAAGAGGAACTTTCAAGTACAAAGTGAAATTCGCTGGTGATGGAGCTTACAAAGCAATCAGTAAAAAAGGTAAAATTGTAATCAAAAAATAGGGATTAATTTCTCTATTTTATTTTTTTTTAAGATTTTCTCATTTTTTCAAACTTTTTGGAAAAACTTATATTATTATTTTTAATAAATATATTATCTAAATAATAAAATATTATTAAAAATTATTAAGGTAGGACAATGATTAATAAAAAATTTTTTCTAATTATTTTAACATTTGTTCTCATCATTAATGTTAGTATGGTCTTTGCTGAAGACACTAATGATTTAAATCAAACTACTGATGATACGGACATATTATCTATTGATGATGAGAGTGTTGGCTTGCAGGAGATTGAATCGTCTTCTGTCGATGAAAAATTATCTGATTCTCATGAAGATATTTTAAAAGATGGGGTCATAAGCGACGACATCCCTCTTGTTGAGAAAGGTGTTGTTTCAGGAGGTGTGGATTTAACAGCTACACATCCATGGGCGCCTAGTGATAGTGTTAACGGTAATCACGGTGGAATAACTTATTTAATACCGTCAGAAGCCACTGACATTAAGTTCGCATATGTTTATGTTAATATTTATGCGGGAAGTGCACAGCCAACTTATGATATAATTGCAAATACTACTATAACCACTGCTAATGCCACTTCTACTCATTCAGAATATTTATGGTATCCAAATGGGGTAATTGACGGTACAAGATTTGTTTTAAATGATTATATAGATAAAGTCTATTCTGATTATATGATCTTTTATAATATAACAGATATTGTTCAAGGATTGAATGGGACTTCAGTGTCTGTTGATGTTCTTTCCCTGCCTGGAAGCAAACAATTCGACGGCAGAATTAAGTTGGTATCTTTAATTCTTGCATATGATGATGGTGATGATGATGAGGTCTTCTACCAGTTCAATGCAGGTCAAGCATGGACTAATGCCAAGACCGGTGTTTCTTTTGATGCAGGTGAAATTGAATTAGGGGAAAATGGTAAAGCAACTCTTACAAATATTGGACTTTCAAGCAATGATGCGTTTTATGAGTTGAATGGTATGCCTCTAATTTCTCAGGAGGATTATGGAGATGTTTACATTGATGGAAGTTATTACCAATATCACGAGTGGGATTTAACTGACCTATTTGAACCTGAGTTTTATTTGGAATGCACAGCCAGTTCTTCCGGATGGGCTTCATTTAAAGAAGCCATGTCCCTTTTGGTCGTTGACAACAGCTTTTATTCTAGAGATGATGCTGGTAGCGATGAACTCTCATTCAGAACAGAGTATTCATTAGGTACCACTCCAATCATCCTTGTTTATGCAGGTACCAATAATACCATAACAGCTTCCGTTAAAGTGAATAACGCAGGAAATTATAACCTTAAGTTATTGGCTGATGGTGTGGAAGTGGATAGCGTTAACGTTAATTTGCAAAAATTGGTGGCTACAACCGTTCATCTCACTGATCCTACAATCAGGGCTGTTGATAAAAACACTGATTATAAGGCAAATCATGATAAAACTAATTACACTTTATTATTGTATTATGATGGGGAAATAGTCAATTCGTTTTCAAGTCTCATTCCGGTTCTCTACAATGGTCTTTTAAGTAAAGATCTCGCATATGAATCAGGTTATGACATTCCATTCTCATACAATGCTTCAATCACTGGAGATATTGTAGTTGATGTTAAAGATGAGAACACATACTTGAATAGAAAAGATTTAAACAGAACAGATGTTTGGAATCTGGAATTGCCTAGCGGTTCTAATCTTGTTAGGGCATTTATTTATGTTCCTTATAATTACTATATTCCAAATTATCTCAATAACATTACTGAAGATGAAAATCTGATTGAGGCCACATTCAACGGAAACAAATTGAACGTATGCGGATATTATAGGGATCAATCCAATATTCTTCATGCATTTACAACTGAATATCCTTATGCAGTATATGGATATGGTGTTTTCATTTATGATGTGACTGACTATCTTAGAAATGGTGACAATACATTGTTCCTCAAGAAATTTGATGAATATCCTGCATTAAATCCAAGCACCCTGGTATACATGTATAACATGACAGGTAGCGATACTGTAAAATTTATTTATATAGACAATACTGCAGATATTCTTGAAAACTCTTACAATGTGGCCAACAGGCCAGTCGAATTGAATACCAGATTCAATGTCAGTTCCGAATTGGTTCAATCTGCGGACCTTTACGTTTTTGCTGCAACAGACGATTCCGGTGATGATGCATACATTGTTTTTAATGGTGAAAAAACCAAATGGACAATTGAAGGCAGACAAACCTCTTTTAAAAAGTTAAATATTAAAAGAACAGTTAAGGATATCAACAATGTCACTGTTGGTGCCTATTCCAATATGCCGGGGTACAGAATCTTTGCATTGCAGCAAATAATGGTGTTAACCAAAAAAATACAGACTTCTGTTTCTTCAATAAACACTGAATATGATAATGTTGTCTTTGCGGGCAATTCTAACAAAGTATACATCGAAATTAAAAACACAAGAAGTGGCGAGTTTACAGTTAAGCTGTATGCGGATGATGTCTTCATAGGTTCACAGGATATTATTCTAAATGGAAAAAGCACTACAATATCATTAATTGACCCAACAATCAGGCCGATTGATGAAAATACAGTTTATGGTGCTACTAATGATAAAGTCAACTACACTGCTCAAATAATATTCAATGGGGAAAAGATTAGTTCATATTCAATTAATGCTCCTATATTATATGATGGTTACTTGGGAAAAGATTTATCCTATCCTTCAAATGCATTTAATCCTTTCTTTAATGGAACAATAACCGGAGATATTGTAATTGATATCAAGGATTACAATTCCTATCTGGATAATTACGGCACTTCCAGGACAGATGCATGGACTGTAACCTTGCCTGCCAATTCCGCCCTTGTAAAATCATTAATATATGTGCCTTATAATTACTTCAACCCTAATGAAGGATTAACCGAAAATTTAAGCATGTTTTCAACAAGATTCAATGATGTTGAAATAACTCCTATTATGCTGTACAGGGATCAAATCAACTTTGGAAGAGAAGCTGACTATGGATATGGTGTCTTGGTTTATGATGTAAGCCAATTAATTAAGGCAGGTTCCAATTCATTTGCTTTAACTAAAAAATCAAACATTCCATTTGTTTATCCGTCAACCCTAATTTATATGTACAATACAACAGGAAGCAAAACCATTAAGGATGTTTACATTTCAAATGATGCAGATTTGCTCTCTTTCGTTGATTTCAATGATTTGAATAGGGAAGTTAAGGTGGATTCTGTATTTAATGTTAACTCTAGTGGGAAAGTAGATGCTAAACTGTATATTTTTGCTGCTGGTGCTCAAAAGGGTGAAGGTAATGTTATTTTCAATAACATGTTAAATGAAGATGTTTGGAATGGAAATTCCAATTCCACAGATTTGTATGTCTTAGATGTCACCAATTCAATTGGGGATGCCAATTCAGTATCATTTATTTCAACCAATTCTTATTTATTGGCATTGCAACAGATTATTGTAATTACTAAAGAAGCTCCTAAGGAGGACGATACTTCTACAAACACTACTCCGGGAGATTCCACTAATCCTGATACCAATAAACAAGGCACTGCTAAAGTAACCAAAAAAGCAACTAAAATAACTGCTAAAAAGAAAAAATTCAAGGCAAAAACCAAAATTAAAAAATACTCAATTACCTTAAAATCCGGTAATAAAGCTGTTAAAAAGGTTAAAGTTACTATTAAAATAGGTAAGAAAACTTACACTGCAAAAACCAACAGTAAGGGTAAAGCAACCTTTAAAATTAAGAAACTAACCAAAAAAGGCAAATATAATGCAGTTATTAAGTTTAAAGGAAACAGTGCTTACAAAGCATCAAGTAAAAAAGTGAAAATAACTATTAAATAGAGATTTATTTCTCTATTTATTCTATTTTTTAATAAAATATTTTAATTGATTTGGCTAAAACTATCTTCATGAAAGTTTTTGGAATCTGTGCAAGTCCCCGTAAGAGCACAACAGAATATATTTTAACACAGGCACTAAAAAAATTAAATTGTGAAACAGAAATGTTTACATGTAATGGTAAAGATTTAAAGCCATGTCTTCATTGTGACTATTGTCTTGAAAACAAGAAATGCATCATACAGGACGATATGGGTGAGGTATATGAGAATCTTCAAAGCGCTGACGGAATCATTCTGGCAACTCCCGTGCAATCCGGATCAATATCAGCAAACCTCTCAATAATTATGGACAGGACACGGGCATTGGAAGCTATTGATTATAATTTGCTAAGAGGAAAAATCGGAATGAGCATTGCAGTTGGAGGGGACCGAACCGGCGGGCAGGATTTCGCCCACATGTCAAATATAACTTACTTCATGATACATGGTATCATTCCTGTCAGTGGAGGACCATTCGGTTCCAATTTGGGAGCATCTTTCTGGTCACAGGATTCAATAGATGAAATTAAAAAAGACGAGTATGGAATGGAGTCATTAAACAGGACTTTGCGGGAATTTGAAAATTTCCTAAATAAATATATTTAAATATCAAAATCAATTTATATTAATAATAACTGATTTTTAAGGTTAGATTATGGCAAATAAGTTAGTAAGGGGTAGTTTGATAATTCTTATAGGTAACATTATCTTCCGTTTGGGAGGTTATGTCTATCGTTTTTTAATGGCGATACTCCTAGGGCCTACCGCTTATGGTATTTTGGGAATTACTCTGCCGTTTCAAGGAATTTTCCAGACATTATCTGCAGGAGGTCTTCCTCCAGCTATTGCAAAATATGTTGCGGAATATGAAGCCGTTGATGAAAAGGATATGGCTCGTCAAACCATCTATACGGCCTTGAAGATAATGGTATTTCTGGGACTGTTCTTTGGAGTGCTGATGATATTTGTTGTAGCACCTTGGCTTGCCTACAACTATCTTGGAAAGCCTGCTGCATTGGTTCCTTTGCAGATTGTCGGTTTAATCACTCCTTTCAGTGTTATTGTTGGCGCTTTTAGAGGAGCATTCCAGGGAGTTTACAAGATGGAGTATATTGTATATACTCGTGCTGTTGAGCAACTCGGTATGATTTTATGTGCTACTGCATTTGTCTTAATTGGTCTTTCAACCGTGGGGGCATTGTGGGGTACTGTTTTAGGTTATTCCCTATCAGTTGTTGCTGCAGTATATATTTTCAAATTCCATATGGGCAAATACATTCCAAAAGCTAGTGATGATTTTATTTTTACCAGAAAAGACGAGTTAAAACTTGCAGGAACCTTAGTTAAGTTTTCAATACCTGTTATTATCACTGCTATTGCAGAAATGCTTATCTATAACATTTGTACCATTGTTATGGGCAGATTTTTAACCTTTGCTGACATAGGATTTTTCGCTGCGGCCGATCCTATAGCACGTTTGCCGTTAATCATATCCATTTCCATTGCAACTACAATTTTACCTGCTTCATCCGAGGCTTTCAAGCTTAAGGATACCAGTTCTTTGCAAAAATATGTTTCTGAAGCTTATAAATTGTCATTGTTGTTTGTTGTTCCGATGTGTGTTGGCCTGGCGCTCTTTGCTTCCCCTACATTAAGGATTTTGTACTTTAAGAATCCGGCTTATGTTGCAGGGGCATCAGCACTGGCAATCCTGTCAATCGGTATGACATTCTATTCAATATTTGCTATTTCAACCAGTATCATTCAGGGTATTGGTAATCCAAGAATTCCAATGTATATTTTAGTTGGCGGAGCAATTGTTACCGGTGTCTTGAATTGGATTATGGTTCCTACCATGGGTATTGCAGGCGGTGCACTCGCTACCAGTATCGCATGCTTGCTGATGATGATTCCATGTGTGTATTTTGTATTCAGGTTAACTAAAACAAAGTCACCAACAGCTTCAATCGTTAAAATAATTGTTGCGTCATTGATTATGGGTGTTTTTGCATTTTTCATTCCAAAAACCACATTATGGTTATTCCCAGGAATCTTTGCATGTGTTGTAGTTTATTTCTTTGCATTGATATTGGTCAAATTCTTCCAAAAGGATGATATCGAAAGCTTAAGAAGGTTTTCATCTAAATTCGGACCATTGGCTAAGATTGCAGATAAGCTTTTAAATTTCGTTGAAAAATTGGAATTCAGAGACTGATTTTTCGATATGAATTTTTTTTTGAAATTATTTTCGAGTTTAATAATTTGAATCAAATAGTAAATTTATTTAAATAAGATAAATAAATATATTATCATTATATTTCGGGGGATTTTATATGACTGATGTGAGTGCAGGTGTTGAATATAAGATTAATGTAGACGGCAACTCATTTTTGCTTGACAGTAAAAAATACAATTTGTTAGAATCTATTTTAGAAACAGGTTCTCTAACAGCAGCTGCTAAGGAAATAAATGTTTCTTATAGAACTGCATTAAATTATATTGAAAAAATCGAGTCAACACTTGATGTTAAAGTTGTAAATACCACTAAAGGTGGAAAAGGCGGAGGTGGAGGAACCTCATTAACTGAAGAGGGTTACTCTATCCTAAAAGAATGTAAAAAGATTAATGCTATTATGGAACTTCACAAAGATGTGAATGAGATTGAAGCTGAAATTGTGGATATTAATGATGTCAAAGGCGTAATGACCATTAAGATGAATGAGTTTGAGATTAATGCTCCATTAAATAGGAATTATGAAGTTGGCGATCATATACTGGCTTTAATCAGTTATGACAATATCTTTTTGATGCTGGAACCACAAACCTCAAGTATTCGTAATATTTTAAAAGGCCAAATTGTTGAAATGAAACTTGAAGGCGAAATCATTCGTGTTAAGGTCAATGTTGGCGGCGTTATTTTATGCAGTGACATTACAGTTTCAGCGGAAAAAGAATTGAATCTCAATATTGGTAAGGAAATTTATATTGGATTTAAGGCTATGTCTGTTGCTACTTTAAAGTTATAGGTGATTATCATGCCGTTGCAGATTTTAGTTGATGAGGAGAAATGTATTGGTTGCGGAGAGTGTGCGGAGATTTGCCCCAAGTCTGCTAAAATTTGGAAAGTTGACAGGGTTGCACATATATTGGATTTGAGATATTGTCATGTCTGTACAATATGTGCAATGAAATGCCCTACAGATTGCATTACAATTATACGTCCGGGTGAAGATGCCTGAATTATTGAAGCTAAAATTAATTATTTTATAGGTTAGATCATGTCAAGAATTTCAAATCTTTCAAGAAAAACATCAGAAACTGATATTACAGTAAAAATGAATTTGGATGGTAAGGGAGTTTATAACATATCCACTGGTGTAAACTTCTTTAATCACATGTTGGAATCATTTTCCAAGCATTCCATGATTGATTTGGGCATCAAAGCAGTGGGAGATGTTGAAATTGATGACCACCACACTATTGAAGATGTGGGAATTATTTTAGGTGAGGCGTTTCTAGAGGCTATTGGCGATAAGAAGGGCATAAAAAGAATGGCCCATGCAATTGTTCCGATGGATGAATCCGTATCCACTGTTGCAGTTGATATAAGCGGCCGCAGCTATTGCAACATGAAATTGGATTTTAAAAATGAAAAGATAGGTGACATGACCTCCGATATTGTCATTCACTTTTTTGAGTCATTCGCTTCCAGTGCAAAATTAAACATTTACGGTACAGTTGAAGGTGCAAACGATCACCACAAGGCTGAAGCGGTATTCAAGGCATTTGCAAAGGCTTTAAAGGAAGCTATTAAAATAGAGCATGATCAGATTCCTTCTACAAAAGGAGTCATATAACTCCTTTTTTAATTTTTTCAACTTGATTAAATCGTTAAATAATTAAATTCTATTAAATTGGGCCTAATTATATTTTAGTTTTATTTATTGAAGTTTTTTTTAGGACTGTTATTTCTTTTCTGATTTTCTTGTTATTTTAACTAGTTTATTTTATTTTAAATTATTTTTTTTTTAATTTCATGTAAATTGTTTTTACTTTGGAATATTGACTTAAACTTGTAAAATTGCTTTCATTTACAACAAAAACTATTTAAAATCTAAAATTGAATGTTTTGCTTGATATTTGTTTATATTATTCTAAATAAGAATATATTCAAATTAATGGGAGGTATAAATAATCTCTTAATCGGCTTAAAGAATATATTATCGGTGTTTTAAAAAATAAAGAAATTATTGTGAGGTATAGTTAATTGAAGAGTTTTGATATTAATGAGGTATTGTTCAAGATTATGGAAACTTATTTATAGTATACTGAGTATACCATATATTTGAGGAATCAAAATGATGACTAAAACTATTAAAATATCCGAAAAAACACATAAATTATTGTCTGAACTTGCATCTAAAAATGAAACTTTCAATGATGTAATCTCTTTTTTAATCAATTATTATTATGAAAATGAAGAGTTTAGTGATGAAGAAGCGAAATATTACAATGAGCAAATCGAAAAATTTGAAAATGGAAACAGGGATGATGTATCTAAAGTCACTTTATCTGATTTAGAAAAACGAATATCAAAATTAGAAAAAGAGCTTAAAAAATGACATATGAATTATTTGAACATGACCGTGTAAAAAAATTTTTCAAAAAACACAAAAAAGACAAAGCATTACTATTAAGGATTACTAAAAAATATTTTGAGATTTTAAATAATCCGTATCATTCAGAATTCATCGAATTAAATAGTGTTAAATGCCCTAAATGCCATAGGGCCAGGGTTGGAAATTATAGAATAATTTTTTATGTTTCCGATAATCATCATCAAATTGAAATTATTGATATAATCAAACGTAAAACTGATTATAGATTATTTTAAATATTTTTTTAATTCTTAGGAATTATATCAAAATATTTTCATGTTACTCTTTTTAACAAATAAAATGATTTAAGGTATATTTTAACATAGTGAGGGCATCGTTAATTGGTGATGTTTAAAAAATAAAAAAATGAAAGTAGCAAAATTATGCTACTTATTCTGGTTTAGAGATTAAGTCTGTTTTACAACCTGGGTTTCCTTCTTTCATGTGAGGGGTTCTTAAAACAGTATCATTTGCTTTTTCAATGTCTCTTGCTTCTTGAGCTAATTTAGCAGCGCATGCAGCAATTTCGTGAGCAGCAGCTACTAAAGGAATGAAGTTTTCGTAACCTTTGGTCATGAAACATCCTTTCATGTCTAAGTTTGCAACGGATCCAGCCATTTCGTATGCAGCAATAGCTTTTGCTTTTGCGTATGGGTTTGCAAATCCGCCAGCTTCTGCAGCTTTTTCAGCAGTAATAATGAGTTTAGGTAATTCGATTTCACCTGCTTCTGCTTGTGCGATTACGTCGTCAATGGTTTTTTGGACTAATCTTAATGCACCGGTTTCAGCGAGTACTTTTAAGATGTCAGAGTTGAAAATAGCCATTTCAGTTGGGTCTAACCATTCTCTTTTTGCACCAATCATTGGGTCAGACATTACAATAATGTAACCTAAGCCTTGTTCGTCCATTTCATCTTTTTTACCTTTACCAGGTGCGTCACCAACGATGATAGCAGGGATGTCTTTTTCAGATAATAATTCTCTTGCTTTAGCTGGTCCAGGTGCTCCTGGGTTTGGGCTAATGAAGATTGCAAAATCAGGTTCGAAAGCGTCTATTTTAGGAACAACGTCTTCGACTTGTTCTGGGTTCATTTTTGCTCCAGATCCAAAGGTTCTTACATCGATGTTTGGTCTGTCTGCTCTTTCGTCTAACAAAAGGTCAATTACTGGTGAAGTACCAATATTACCACTTTTAATAATAGCAATTTTAACTACCATAATTTTATCTCCTTATTTGATAATTAATTCTTTAATCAGAAAACTATTTAAATTTTATTATTTGAAAATTTTAATCATTAATTATTTTTTTATCTAAATAATGTTCAATGAAATAAAAGTAATATTAAATAGTTGAATATTGTATAAAATAAGTTGAATTCTTTGATAGAAGAAGTAAATCATGTTCAAAAAATATGCACGATACAAACCTAAAATAATCATGTATTTTGATGAAATTTTTAAAAATAGAATTGAGTGGTTCCGACGAGACTCGAACTCGTGATCCCCTCCTTGTAAGGGAGGTATCATACCACTAGACCACGGAACCAACAAACATTATTATGAATTTACTATTATATAAAACTTTCTATTTTTCAAATTTCAACTAAGAAAATTTTATAAAATACTTACTATATATTAATTATTATAATAAAAAATGATGTGATAAAATGGCTTGGGATGACAAAGCAACAAAAGTATGGGTAGATGGTGAATTCGTAGAATGGAAAGATGCAAATATATCAGTACTCTCACACGTAGTTCACTATGGAACAAGTGTATTTGAAGGTATAAGAGCATACTCAAATGAAAAAGGAGTAGCTGTATACCGTCTTGAAGAACATGTCCAAAGATTATTTGACTCAGCAAAAATATACAAAATGGACATACCATTCACTCAAGAGGAAATTGCAGAAGCAATACTTGAAACAGTTCGCATAAATGGCCTAAACGGATGTTACATCCGTCCAATAGTATTTAGAGGATATGGAGAACTTGGAGTAAACCCATTAGGATGTCCTGTTAATGTTGCAATTGCTGCATGGGAATGGGGATCATATCTTGGTGAAGAAGGAATGGAAAACGGAGTAGACATTGGTGTATCATCATGGAGAAAACCGGCACCGGACACTTTCCCTACACTTGCAAAATGTGGAGCAAACTACATGAACTCACAACTTGCAAAACTCGAAGCAATCGACAACGGATTTGATGAAGCAATCATGCTTGACTATGAAGGACACGTTTCAGAAGGAAGTGGAGAAAACATATTCTTAGTTGAAGGAGAAACATTACACACTCCTACAATGGCATCATCTAACCTCAGAGGAATTACAAGAGACTCCATCATGACTATCGCTCGTGATTTAGGCTATGAAGTAGTTGAAGAAACAATCTCAAGAGAAAGATTATACATTGCAGATGAAGTATTCTTCACAGGAACTGCAGCTGAAGTAACTCCAATCCGTTCAATCGATCACAGAACAATAGGAATCGGAAAAAGAGGGCCTGTCTCAGAAAAAATACAAAAAGCATTCTTTGATATTGTAGAAGCTAAAGTAGAAGACAAATATGATTGGTTAACTTACATCTAAGCGGTGTAGAATATGGATATACTTCAGGGAATTATTATCGGCATAGTTCAGGGATTGACTGAATTCCTGCCGGTCAGTAGTTCAGCGCACTTAGTTTTTATTCAAAATCTTTTAGGTGTTGAAAGCTCTCTTGCTTTCGATACATTCCTTCACTTAGGAACCTTAATAGCAGTATTGTGGTTTTTCAGGTATGATATTTACAAAATGCTTAAATCATGGTGGTTAAGTATTGGAGATATCTTGCAAGGAAGATTTAAGGAAGGCTTTTACGATGACCCTTACAAGAGACTTGCATGGTATGTAATTCTTGCAACAGTTCCTGTCGGCATTGTTGGAGTGCTGTTTGAAGACTCTGTAGATGCATTGTTTGCAGGTGCATTATATGTTCCGGCTTTCTTTTTGTTTGTAACAGGTACTATTTTGTATTTGTCTCAAAGAATGACCAGCGGTGAGATAAATTACAATACAATAACTAAAAAAGAAGCATTATTCATGGGACTGGGTCAAGCTTGTGCAATATTGCCTGGACTTTCACGTTCAGGTACAACAATCGCAGCAGGTTTAACAATAGGTCTTGATAAGGAATTTGCAGCAAAATTCAGTTTTATATTATCAATTCCTGCGATTTTCGGTGCATTCGTATTACAACTAAAAGATATAGGTTCTGCATTGGATGTAAACTTCCTTCCGGTATTTTTAGGTTTTATTGCAGCTATTATTGCAGGATACTTGGCTATCAAGTGGATGCTTGACTTGATACAGAATAGAAGCTTG from Methanobrevibacter sp. encodes the following:
- a CDS encoding undecaprenyl-diphosphate phosphatase — translated: MDILQGIIIGIVQGLTEFLPVSSSAHLVFIQNLLGVESSLAFDTFLHLGTLIAVLWFFRYDIYKMLKSWWLSIGDILQGRFKEGFYDDPYKRLAWYVILATVPVGIVGVLFEDSVDALFAGALYVPAFFLFVTGTILYLSQRMTSGEINYNTITKKEALFMGLGQACAILPGLSRSGTTIAAGLTIGLDKEFAAKFSFILSIPAIFGAFVLQLKDIGSALDVNFLPVFLGFIAAIIAGYLAIKWMLDLIQNRSLDIFAYYCWLMGIIVFMGSIAHIF